GATTAggagctcccaacggttgaaACACTACTGGCCACTTGCAAGTTCTCAACCGATTTTTTTCGGGTCCACCAgacgatccaacctccatccacaaattcaGATCGAATTCTGTAAAGACATTGCACCTATGCTGCCAACATGCTGGAATGTCCTTAAGCATGCAAATCTAATATGATGTAATTTATTTTCGGAAGCTTCCAAACTTGATGCATGAATTATAGATGAAGACATCACTTTTCTCGTTATATTATaactctattttattatttaataattgctTTGAATATTTAGACTTGGTAGTTATTATTAGGGAGTATTTTAGAAGATTTTGCAAGCTTCTaaagaggaaacaaaaaaaatgtgtaaagGAGAAAAAGGGAGATCATATCGGATTTTAtctcccttctctcttttttcttcctcttccccaatttcttcctcttctttatgATATTCTTGATGGTACTGTGTAACTAATTTTGCTTTGagtattggattttttttgtgcctattttttattgttttcttgtttaattactATGAGACCTCTAGTTTATTATTCGTTGCAATCTCTTGCTGggttatatattaaatatgcaATTGTTTAATCTCTCTAATCTATGAAGCAATTgagatttaattatttgttgtgTTAGAAATTAGTAAATTTTAGGAATATTTTTCGACTAAATTAAATGTAACTACTTGTGTTTCTGTTGGTTAGCTTTATCAATCTCTTTAGTTTTTAAGGCTTgtactaaattaaaatttagtgcTTGTTTTAAGTTGTTTAGTAACTAGGgttaatttgattgtttattttctaattgactttaattaaagagagataagaaaatagttttaataCTGACTTAAAGGGTAATTAATAAGTCTAGAATTCACACTTAAAACACCAAGACCAAGTCATAGTGTATGAGGTAAGGCCTAAACCCAAAGCCTAAATGATCATGGATTGTACTAGGAGATCTAGAGCCCGAGTGcacattttacattttttaagcCTAGATAGACCATATGACCCAATGCTCTCCTAAACTTGGGATGATTGATCCTAATTGATCCAACTGGCCTACAATCACTTATTCTCCAAGATGGGTTCGGTTTGTTCACCAAGTCTACCAATGAAATGCTCCCTGGAGAACAAACCCAAACAGAAACCCGAAGGCACTAGGCAAGGCTTGGTAAATAAAGTCCGACCAACAATATTTGCACCCAACTTATGAGTGCTATCATATCCTCATATTATAATTGGGTATTTAGCATATCCATGTCTAATGGAGGATTCGTATGTCAATGTCCTTTCGATTCAACAATACTTGATTTCAAACCAagtattaaagtatttttcacacTTTACCGTTATCTATATGCAGGTTAGAGTGATTcttcacttttaaaatattcataaatcaCGAGGTAAGGTAGGTCACTTTTCTTGTAAGCACAACCCTTAAAGTGTTATTATTCTTACAACCTCACTAACTTTAGCACCAGTGAATCATCTAGTTTACAGGTTTCGCGATTTCTGATGATTACTAAGCCCAACAAGTCTATTTCAACATTTCATACCATTACCAGAAAGGTTAGAAGTTTTCCTTAAGCCTCGTGAACAATGAATTCTGAAAGTGTAAATTTTTTCCATGCATACGGataagttttgtatttttgtttctcACATTATTGAACCACCATGCTAATGCGAATGGATTAGGAGCATGGGCATGCGCGTTAATGGCTCCTTGTCGTGGAGATTAGCAAACTATATATTCAATTGGCTGAATGGAAAAGTGGAGTATGTGACACAATGTAAAAAAGCTAAAGGGAGACAACCTGCAGATGTCACAACAATTTCATCAAAGAAGCTAATTCAAGGTTTCTGGAACCGGAGCACGTCGTCGACAAGTTTGTCAAAATTCATGGATGATGAACCATTAACACCCGTTGTCGCTTCAGCCTTTGACTTCCATTCCATTgccttccttttcatttccttacCTTTCTTCCCATCAATTAACTCTATCACAAGCTTCTCCACTTCATCTCTATTTGCATCACTTTCAATTTCCATGCCAACACCCCAATCAACGCAAGCAAACTTACAGTTAGTCTGTTGTTCGGAGAAAAAAGGCCAGCATAGCATTGGCACACCGTTGGACAGGCTTTCAATGGTGGAATTCCACCCCATGTGACTTAAAAACCCTCCTATCGATGAATGCTTCAGGACTTTTTCCTGCGCACACCAGCTCGCCATCAGGCCTCTCTCTCTAGTCTCTTCAAGAAACTCTGGAGGCAAAACCGCTGATTCGCCCCTGACAAGATCAGGCCTgattatccataaaaaaatcttcttgCTGTTAGCTAGTCCCCAAGAAAACTCCTCAAGTTGCTGTGGATTCATGACAGTGATGCTTCCAAAATTCACGTAGACAACGGAATTGGGATCCTTGAAGTCCAGCCATTGCAGGCATTCAGTCTCTTCTTTCCACAGACTGGATCCAATTGATGCTAGATAATCattctgtgtttgatcaagaagCAAATTAAGAGGACCAACAGAATAAATCGGAGGAAACATAGATGAGAGAGCAACCAGAACATCATGATCTAAGTCATCAAAAGTATTCAAAAGAGCTGCTGAAGCTTTGGAAGCTCTATCAATTACTCTTATCACAAAGTTTAGCATAACGTCGTTTCGATCTGTTGTGCGAATGAAGGTCGGAAGGTCCTTCAGACGAATATCTTTCATTCCAGGAATCCAGTCTATTTTTGTCTCCAAATATCCATTTGTCAAATCGCTTTCTTCTGCATCATTGATATCAAAGATAAAAACACGTTACTCCACCTCATACGTATATTCGAACAATTTAATTCGAAAAGATTCATGGTAGTATGAAATTAGTAATAAATGTATCGAGTACGTACCTTTGAGTGGTGTGTAACCTCTTTCAACAAGATGTTTGTAATGTGCATAGCCCAATGTGCCACATGCACTTGAAGTCCAGAAAGTGACGACAGGGATTTGAAGTTCCTCCTTCACATCGAGAGCGAAGGACATGCCACTATCTGCTACTATGCAAGTTACAGGCGGGACAACATTTGATGAATTGAGTTTGGCAAGAAGTTGGCGAAATGGGTCTAAGCAAGCCTTTGAGGTAGAGTCACAGAGAAATGAAATGTCTTGGGTAACATTAGCATCAAGCTGATCACCTAGACCATCTGGAATGGTTGCAAACTGGAAATCAGGCAAGACATCAAGGGAGTTACGGCCTCCGGACTTGAGCAAACGTCTGTGATTGTATTCAGAGTTCACAAAGGTGATGTGAAAGCCTTTGTGATGGAGTAGTTTTGCTACTTTGAGCATAGGAGCTATGTGACCTTGAGCTGGATATGGGACGCACACGGCATGAGCCTTGGTGCTCTTTGGAAGAGATCCCATGTTTCTCACTTAGTTTTTGTATTTCACACCTTCTATGAGTTAGAAGACTGAATTTATTGGTCACCAGTTATACAAGGAATTGTGATTATTTCTTATATGGTCCAAAATCAACGAAATATGGTATTACTGATAAAGGGGATGTTGACGTACTTTTTCTATCAATGATTTaatcgataaaaaaattattaatgaagtCTGAATCTTACATTGACGGATTATATCCGTCGATAAAACACTAAAATCttgtaatcataattatattgcACTAAATTATTTATCATATAAGTTTTTGCAATCAAGGTAATGGTGGTGAATGAATCCCCCCCACCCCCCATATTTTCCGGTGGATATACTAGAAGAACACTCGAAATAAGGTGGACAAATTATTGTTACTTGAAAGAGAATAAGGTGGATAAATTTGTAGCCTGTAACATTCCACGATATCAAACCTTTAACAACATGAGGtggataatttataaaatcgtGAAGGCAAAATTATGCTGACGTTTGATGGAAGAGAGAATAGTGTTGGTTAGGGTTTGTGATtgatatcttgtttattttaaaagtatttttaaataaatttaaaattttttattttttttaaattaatatttgttagtattttcaaatattttaatatactaatataaaaaataattattttaaaaaaatattttttttaatatatatattttttaataaaaattactttaaaaaattaatcagatTCACACTTTCTGAATTATAACCATTCATtgtagttttaataaaaataataattatttaaaaaatatgttcttttattttgaaaattaataataatttataatgaactcgTTTATGTCGTTGAATTATATATTCAAACGTACAAGACAGTGCTGATATCTTATTGGTTGTTGTGGACCTTCAGCCACTCACTGGCTAATTTTGTCGCTAGCTACTGCATGACCTCTATAAtttcaaaagaattaaattctAGTAGTATGTACCCAGACATGGATTCCATTAACAAATCTTCATCCATCTGAATTTTGATTTGGATTTGTGGGCagagataaaattatttggtaaatttgataaaaattaagtgtaCAGCTCCAACATTACGATTAAAAGTTTACGGTGGCATATAATGTCTTAACCATTAGAAGCCTTCCAATCAGTATTAAAGCACccaatttaaaaagtttataatcTTGGAACAATACACGACTCATCTTACCAAGAAATACAATCAACTCTCGGCGATTATAAACAAACTTTGCTAAATGGTCATGAACTTGACATCATAGAGTTGTGATATATATGCGCTCTTTTTTTGCCGTATAATTCCGAGAATAACaagtctcctcctcctcctccgtcattgtactaatttaatattgtttttgaaatacaTTCCATttgtatgaatattatttaagtttttattttatttttgatgtttaataaaattttatttgcataattgattttttttactattaatttatataattttatattatatattctaaataattaaaaaaacaaatttaaaaacacccACCGAGGGATTTACAAAGGGGATATTTCTGTCGGCATTTCATAGAGGGTGGTGGAAATGCCACACTCaccgatgaatttacagacggatacAGTTTATCGACATTTCACAGAGAGAGGTGGAAATGCCACACTCActgacgaatttacagacggatatcATCTGTCGGCATTTCACCGGGagctgaaaaatatttattggataTGCCACTATTAATGACAAAATAAATCTATCGGTATATTTCTAgcaggaattttttattttttggcatgCATTTTCCATCTGTGAAAACCAtcggtagtttttttttactgacaTCATTAGTAATGGAATGTGGTATTACTGATGAAGGGGATGCCGATAAATTTTTTCTATCGATGATGTAGTGAGTAAAAAATTTACCAATGGTATCTGAATTTTATATTGACAGATTATATTCGTcaataaaaattgtaaaaatcttGTAGGATGGCAATACATTATTTTATCATGTAAGTTTATGGAATCAAGGTAATGGTGAGGATGTCCTATCCGGTGATTTGCATCATATATAATCAAGTGACTTTTCCCCCCTATATTTTCCGATGGATATACTAGAAGAACACTCGAAATAAGGTGGATAAATTATTGTTActctaatataataaaataaaacaagaatggTTTTATATagcattttaatatattaatattgaaaataaaattttaaaaataaaaaatattttaaaaaataactgtaaacACGATTGAAAACAGAGTCAattagtttgataaaaaaaataattctttaaaaaaaaaaatttattattattttttaaaataataataatttataatgaactcgTGTATGTCgttgaattattatatattcaaacGTACAAGACAGTGctgatatttttttggttgttgtgGACCTTCAGCCAGTGACTGCTCTCCTAAACGTCAAAGTAAGCTCACCTCAAACTTTGGGACTTCCTGCCAGGACGTTCCTGGTAACGTGTTGTCGTTTCAATTCACTGACAACAGCTGGCTAGCTTTGTCAGTCGAGGCACAACCTATGAAGCTGGAAGTTATTTTAACAGCTGGCTAGTATTGTCGCTAGCTACTGCATGACCTCGATAATTTCAAACTCACGCTGGTATTGTTGTGCTTTAAGAAACAGTTTATTGTTCGATAGAtcctatattgttttttagttaatttatcttTAGTTTTGTTTCGGGAtagggtgattttttttaattgaattttatatttgatttcattattagttatttgatttttgaatttgttttaaaaatttagtacctattttttgaattgttatttattttattttgaactaattgttttttcaattctattcccaaacatttattttcatttactttttgcATCAAGTTCagtcatgtttttttctaattattttcttaaagggttggttttctagaattttattatgaatatttaatttcatttgatttttatatcaaatttagttctaattaatttaattgttattttttttttgcatcgttgttttttattgatttttttttttaatttcatgtctcgatatttgtttggttaagaacttagcttctttgtttttttaagtttgtctTTAATGAGGTTATACCGGTCTCATTATCTGGTTCATAGATTTAAAAGATTAGCTTAAGTtgacttttatcttttttaaaacatttttttaaaaaaaattaatgatattttttaagcttttgtgtttatAGCGTCATTCAAGTCAAATGTATTGAGTTTGTTAGCTTGAGTTGGCTGTCGAGTTTGCtcgagattttttttgttatttgttttggctTTGACAAGttgttcaattttatattttaaaattcataattctaGTATTGTCGCTAGCTACTGCATGACCTCGataatttcaaaagaaataaattctAGTCGTATGTGCCCAGACTTGGATTCCACTAACAAATCTAAAACCCACGCTGGTATTGTAGTGCTTTAAGAAACAGTTTATTATTCGATTGAtcctatattgttttttagttaatttatctttggttttgtttcgggatagggtgatttttttttaattggattttatatttgatttcattactagttatttgatttttgaattttttttttaaatttagtatccattttttaaattattatttattttgttttgaatcattttttaattgattgttttttcaattttatccctaaacatttatttttatttactttttgcGTCAAATTCGGTCATGCTTttctctaattattttcttaaatagttggttttttagaatttaatccatgaatatttaatttcatttgatttttatgtcgaatttagttctaattaatttaattgctatttttttgcatagttgttttttattgatttttttttttcaatttcatgtttCAATGTTTGTTTGGTTAAGAACTTGGCTTCTTTACTTTTTTAGGTTTGCCTTTAATGAAGTCACACCGGTCTCATTACCCGGTTCATAGATTTAAAAGATTAGCTCaagttgacttttatttttttaaagcatttttttttaaaaaaaagttaatggtatttttttaagcttttgtgtttatAGCGTCATTCAAGTCACATGTATTGGGTTTGTTAGCTTGAGTTGGTTGTCGGTtcaggtttttttgttatttgttttggctttgacaagttattaaactttatattttaaaatttgcaattaataaaaattttaataggaTTTGAATCCAAGTTTTCTAAGGTTGcaagttttttaagatttgactGTATTTAGGATGTTTCTCTGGGTTTGCTTGGCTTggcttttatatatgttttcaatttcaccctatcatttttgttatttttaaaagttgattcttattcttttgattttttgttgcttttgcaggttttttaattaatatatttctagcAATCTCATCCATTAAAATTAAGGGGGCGTTTGTTTaatggaaagtgatttcctagAATGGATAAaacattttagtttgttttcaataattgtttttatatttcaccccctttaattttttaatctaaaaataataaatcatattacaaatgattttcaatttcacccctatgatcttttaattgcaatttttttaaggacattttcaatttaatctttattggtttttttttttttcaaaattgaagtGTCAAATTAGGAGATCGAAACCATAATTGAAAAGATGGTCAATCCAAGTAGAAAATATTAGAGTTTATGTTTGGATAATGCTTTATAGGAGTATAGGATTGCATATAAGACACCTATGAGTATGTCACCTTCTAGTTGAGTTAGTACATATGGCTTATTAGGTTGTCGAGAGTTtcaacaagaagatggatgaaAGTGAAGAACATAAGAAGTTGCAACTATTATAGTTAGAGGAAATCTATAATGATGCATGTAAGAGTACAAGGATTTACAAGGAAAAGACGAAAGCTTTTCATGACAAAATGATATTTAGGAAGGAGTTTAAAATTGGTCAAAAAGCCCTTCTATACcactcttgattttatttgtttctagGTAAGTTACATTCTCActggattaaatattttattgttactaatattttttcttatagtgTAGTTGAAATTCAaagtttattaactttaaaaacattCAAGGTGAATGGCTATAGACTTAAGGCTTGTTATGAAGGATTCCAAGTAGAGAATGTGAGAACATTGAACAATGAGGATCCAATTTATACTAATTAAAGAAGGAAGCATTAAGTTGAGCtaacaacaataaacaaagATCCTCATTAGGAGGCAACTCAAAaggagtttgttttttttcttcttctttttcatttctcatttatattttggttagttttgccttttctttgcattttACCTTACATTTGGGACAATATaagttttaagtgtgggggagGGGATTTAGTTGTGttttaattctattttgaatgttttgttttcaatttaaaaaaatagttttgctttcttttttggttcTTATGGTTTTCgatgaaatttgattttgtatgaCATGatcaagatttaattaagcttgtaaAAATCATAACATGATTGAACAACTAATTTTTCCAACTTGGAATTAATTATTCTAGTTATTTTCATTGAGGATGGTTGTGACTAAATTTGGTAGACCAGAAACTAGTAAGAATTTAAGCCTTTAGTTATATCaatctcattattttctttcatgtgaGATGTTCTTCAATGGATTTGTTTCTTTAGAACTTGTCATGATTCTCATCAAGATCACATTGACACATGTAAGCATAAACATGATTAAGACCCTCTTTGTTATAAGCTACATAAGCCAAATAGCCTACCGggtagttaattttttttctttgttgaaacCCTTCAAGCTTTTTATTGGAAACCATTTTACAAGCttcaaacctgaaaaaaaaaaataccattgcCCAAGTCATAAAGCTAGTGGAGCATTGTTCATTATTATGATATGTATGGGTGTTCAAGAAATAAATGTGGGGGTGTCTAGATTGATGGTATGGCTATGCTTATGGAGCATATTTTCATTCTCAATTTATGAGTTATGTTGTTGGTgtattgagttaaaaaaaaatgatggaggaatTGTTGTTAATGTTATAAACTATTCATGTTCATAATTCCtcctaaaaatccaaaaaaggaGTTTGTTCATACATGATATACACAAAGGTGCaaggaaataaaatttgtttctttttaacaatctttttttaaatacaggAGCTTTacaaagtttaaattatttaaagtcAAATTGAAAAAGCTACTAAATGGAGTGGTTGATTTTACATGTCTTATATATTCGAGTTTGagttgatgtatttttattccCTGAGCCTCGTTACAAACCTTGAAAAGTCTTTATGATTTGAGTTATACATGTGATTCTAGTGGTGGAGAATAAGAAGATATGCAAGCCTATGGTAGAGGATTTCCACTAGAATGAATTTAAGTGAAACACATGCCTTTCAAACACATGAAAGTCGAGTATTTATTTCTATAAAGGTCTACTTAATTAGCTTACTCTATCTTAGAATGAAAAttcttattaataattataagttgTCTAAGAATATTTATTCAtgatagattattattttttaagagctTGGTTATTCTTTATTGATGGCATtgcaacctttattttttttttcatggaaagtgAATTTAAGTTTTCCTCAAGGACGGGCAAAACTTAAATGTGAGGGAATTTGATGAGAAtacaaatatcatatttttctctGTTAATGTGcagtattttataattatttgatgcCTAAGTatactcattatttttatattctgaTTTAGGGTGTAAATGGAGCCGTTAATGGAAAAACATAGTTAATTGGGTGATTCTAGGTAGTTTTAACACAACTTCATAATTGGGGTATAACTATCTCATCCAAGCCCTGATTGAGGTGATCCAAAATGCTATGGAACCCTAAGTAATAtatctacaactttcatgttttgagTTTGGAGAGATACTAACTACATCAAGTTTGCAATTTGGTATAAAGACGTTGCACCTGTGTTGCTAATGTGCAGGAACATCCTTATACATGCAAATCTAATATGATGTGATTAATTTTCCGAAGCTTCAAGACTTGATACATGAATTATAAATGACACATCacttttattgttatattaagactcttttttattattgaataatttgattGAATATTCAAATTTGgtggttattattatatagtattTTTAGAAGATTTTGTAGActtctaaaatgaaaaaaaaattgtaaaggaGAAAAAGGGAGATCATGTCGGATTTTGTCTCCCCTTTCTCTTTTATCTTCCTCTTCCCTCTTCCCTAatgtctttctcttcttttatgaTATTCATGATGGTATTATATAACTAAATTTGACTTGGTTGAAGGAAATGGAAGTCTTAGAATCAATACAATTGTAagatctaatttattttcattgtttaatgTATGCTTTGTGTATTGGATGTTCTTTGATGCCTATTTTTCATGATTGTCATGTTTGATTACTATGAGGCATCTGGTTTATTATTCATTGCAATCTACTACTATGTTAGATATTAAATGTGTAATGGCTTGATGTCTCTAATTTATAAAGGAATTGAGATTTAATGGTTTGTTGCGTTAGAAATtagtaaattttagaaaaaggtTTTGACTAAATTAAATGTAACTGCTTAGACTTATGTTGGTTAGCTtcatcaatttctttaatttttaaggctgctactatattaaattttagtgcTTGTTTTAATTTGTCTAGTAGTTAGGATTAATTAGATTgcttattttctaattaactaCAACCAAGGAGAgataataaaatagttttaatgatGAATATTCAAAGTGTGAATTGATATATATGCATCGATGATTAGTTATAAAATACTTTATGGTTAATGTTGATTTAGACCAAGGttacttttttataattgattttgatattttaaattgagttctttcttatttttttattaaattgcaTTTGTTATAATATGGCTCCATGGAGGAGTGAGTAAGGCAGGTCCCTATCTAGTAAACTGTaccaaaattattttgtgtACACAAACCTATTGCATAATCCATATGTACACATGTCAAGGGTGTTTAAATGCtcgaaaaaactatttaaagtgGAATTGTCCCCTTAAGAAAAATGTAGTAGAATTTcatcataaatttttcatttgcATCTATTTTATATGTGAAGATAATTTCACTTCATTTATAAGGATTTTAAGCTCATTCTAACTTCTCAATAACTTAGAATAACattgattcatttttatttatttatttatttatttttgatatgattCATCTAGATATAGTAgcttttaattatgaaaataccATCATCATTCCTTTTCttattatgaataaaataatggtGTAGTGGTTAAAAAACTGCTTAGTCTTTGTTGGCAGGAGTACCTAATGTACCTAATGTATGGACATTTGCGATTGCGACACAAAATATTGTATCTAATTCTTTTAGAGAAATTGACCTGCAATGATACAtaattattatatcataaaaatgaaaatgacaaaagagagagaggatttTCATatacagaaaaggaaaaggaatgtGACCTTCAATACATAATTGTAAATTATAGTTTCTTAAGTTTTGGGCTTCAGcccccttttttattattaaaaaaaaaaggagatattTTATAGCATTTTCAAGAAgccaatttaaatataaaacgtCATTTTAAGTAAGTATTTTCTTACCACATGCGcgcaaaccttttttttttttctaccctCTGAATACTTGTAAGATCTTATAAAAGGTAAGATTTACGGGTGCCATGTGTAAAACTTAATATGTTTCTCACCAGCAACGAGAATTACTCAAACTTTGTACCCCGgaagcaattttgttttttaattaaagaaggaTAAAGCAAGTTAtgcataattataaaatttaccAAGGAAGGAAGGCTTTTCACGGGACCCCTACCACCCACATGCATTGTAGAAGTCGTCGTAGGGGGTGTTTAATGTCATTAGTTCGCTTtgattcttggatttttttttttaatttagtccctagagttttatatttttatgttatagccctcaaactttattttcatcaagTTTAAGTTCTTGGGTTATGAGAGATGAAagagaaaatcatcaaaaaaattaagaggagAAAGAATTCATCTGGTCATATGTTGGCCATAAAAGTTCAATCACGGTTTTTCACATCAACCATGCcggaaaacaaaaaaggatcAAAACCAAACAAAGGGTATTCTCCAAAATGGTTTTTAAACGCACTCTCGGAGAACAAACCCAAACAGAGACCCGAAGGCACTAGGCCCAACAAGTCTATTACAGGTTTCGCGATTTCTGATGATTACTAAGCCCAACAAGTCTATTTCAACATTTCATACCATTACCAGAAAGGTTAGAAGTTTTCCTTAAACCTCCATGCCAATTCGCTAATGCTAATGCGAATGTGAACAATGAATTCTGAAAGtgtaaattttttgtttctcaCAACAATTTCATCAAAGAAGCTAATTCAAGGTTTCTGGAACCGGAGCACGTCGTCGACAAGTTTGTCAAAATTCATGGATGATGAACCACTAACACCCGTTGTCGCTTCAGCCTTTGACTTCCATTCCATTgccttccttttcatttccttacCTTTCTCCCCATCAATTAACTCTATCACAA
This DNA window, taken from Populus alba chromosome 17, ASM523922v2, whole genome shotgun sequence, encodes the following:
- the LOC118048740 gene encoding 7-deoxyloganetin glucosyltransferase-like, which produces MGSLPKSTKAHAVCVPYPAQGHIAPMLKVAKLLHHKGFHITFVNSEYNHRRLLKSGGRNSLDVLPDFQFATIPDGLGDQLDANVTQDISFLCDSTSKACLDPFRQLLAKLNSSNVVPPVTCIVADSGMSFALDVKEELQIPVVTFWTSSACGTLGYAHYKHLVERGYTPLKEESDLTNGYLETKIDWIPGMKDIRLKDLPTFIRTTDRNDVMLNFVIRVIDRASKASAALLNTFDDLDHDVLVALSSMFPPIYSVGPLNLLLDQTQNDYLASIGSSLWKEETECLQWLDFKDPNSVVYVNFGSITVMNPQQLEEFSWGLANSKKIFLWIIRPDLVRGESAVLPPEFLEETRERGLMASWCAQEKVLKHSSIGGFLSHMGWNSTIESLSNGVPMLCWPFFSEQQTNCKFACVDWGVGMEIESDANRDEVEKLVIELIDGKKGKEMKRKAMEWKSKAEATTGVNGSSSMNFDKLVDDVLRFQKP